A section of the Pseudomonas lini genome encodes:
- a CDS encoding glutathione S-transferase family protein has protein sequence MIDLYTAATPNGHKVSIVLEELGLPYTVHALSFDKKEQKSKGFLKINPNGRIPAIVDRANGDFAVFESGAILIYLAEMTGKLLPQDPKGRSVVLQWLMFQMGGIGPMQGQANVFFRYFPEKLQGAIDRYQHETRRLYEVLDTRLQAVEFLAGEYSIADIATYPWVRGHEWSGVAVEGLSALQRWMATMEARPAVQRGLLVPERIDDASVIKGAQAMLIR, from the coding sequence ATGATAGATCTGTACACCGCTGCGACCCCGAATGGCCACAAGGTCTCTATCGTGCTCGAGGAACTCGGCCTGCCCTATACGGTGCATGCTTTGAGTTTCGACAAAAAGGAACAGAAGTCCAAGGGCTTCCTCAAGATCAATCCCAATGGGCGGATTCCGGCGATTGTCGACCGTGCCAATGGCGATTTCGCCGTGTTCGAGTCCGGCGCGATCCTGATTTACCTCGCCGAGATGACCGGCAAACTGCTGCCCCAGGACCCCAAGGGGCGCTCGGTGGTGTTGCAGTGGCTGATGTTCCAGATGGGCGGAATCGGCCCGATGCAGGGCCAGGCGAACGTGTTTTTCCGCTATTTCCCGGAAAAACTTCAGGGCGCCATCGACCGTTATCAACATGAAACCCGGCGCCTGTATGAAGTGCTCGACACGCGTCTGCAAGCCGTAGAGTTTCTGGCGGGCGAGTACAGCATTGCCGACATTGCCACTTATCCGTGGGTCCGTGGCCATGAATGGTCCGGTGTCGCGGTGGAAGGCTTGTCAGCCCTGCAGCGCTGGATGGCGACCATGGAGGCGCGCCCTGCGGTACAACGCGGTTTATTGGTGCCCGAGCGCATCGATGACGCCAGTGTCATCAAGGGTGCCCAGGCCATGCTGATTCGATGA
- the lapD gene encoding cyclic di-GMP receptor LapD encodes MSLRKQLFLAICLFLLVAFGGSFFVSLESSREQMLSQLRSHAQDAATALGLSLTAQIDDPAMIELMVSSIFDSGYFSSIRVVNIVDERVLVERSAPPQIEGVPGWFISLVNLRPQGGDALIMRGWEQAARVEVLSNPQFALAKLWDSTLGSLIWLLICGLLSAVFGGWLLRRQLRPLDNMVKQAEAISKREFRSLPKLPRTPELKRVVLAMNQMVEKLKALFAEEAARSEKLRSESYQDNLTGLANRRLLDEQLADQLLVSEQSRDGHLLMLRINDLIGLNQRLGGQRTDTLIGAVGELLKRLTQLPERRTWLAARNRGGEFSLLTPGLDSKDAARLASEISATLENLRLTGASDCMPVAHLGVVAYHPGEPANDVLVRLDQALTQARQHPERPWIHMTHSDTPPNQSQHDWRSWIDDALTEGKMQLYFQPVVQCADTSQVLHHKVLARLLDPQGEAIAAGHFLPWIERLGWSARFDLAMLETTLEYLAANRWPLALSLSGSTLRDQTQLKLICDILESLPELAPLLTLEIDERQLPPPEELQRLSHSLLNTGYRIGLQHFGGSFSQIGNLTQLGLAYLKIDGAYIRGIDEQTDKRLFIEAIFRATNSIDLPLIAEMVETQGELEAIRELGLFGVMGRLIGPPEPM; translated from the coding sequence ATGTCACTGCGCAAACAATTGTTTCTCGCCATTTGCCTGTTCTTGCTGGTGGCCTTCGGCGGCAGTTTTTTTGTCAGCCTGGAAAGCTCTCGCGAACAGATGCTCAGCCAGTTGCGCTCCCACGCCCAGGACGCCGCCACGGCGCTGGGCTTGTCATTGACAGCCCAGATCGACGACCCGGCGATGATCGAGTTGATGGTCAGCTCGATTTTCGACAGTGGTTATTTCAGCAGCATTCGGGTCGTCAATATTGTGGATGAACGAGTGTTGGTGGAACGCAGCGCACCGCCGCAAATCGAGGGTGTTCCCGGCTGGTTCATCAGCCTGGTTAACCTGCGCCCACAGGGTGGCGATGCTCTGATCATGCGTGGTTGGGAGCAAGCGGCGCGGGTCGAAGTGTTAAGCAATCCGCAGTTTGCCTTGGCCAAACTCTGGGACAGTACCCTCGGCAGCCTGATCTGGTTGCTGATTTGCGGACTGCTCAGCGCTGTGTTTGGTGGCTGGCTGTTGCGCCGGCAATTGCGCCCGCTCGACAACATGGTCAAACAGGCTGAAGCCATCAGCAAACGCGAGTTCCGCAGTTTGCCGAAACTGCCGCGCACGCCGGAACTCAAACGCGTGGTGCTGGCCATGAACCAAATGGTCGAGAAGCTCAAGGCGTTGTTTGCCGAAGAAGCCGCGCGCAGCGAAAAACTGCGCTCCGAATCTTATCAGGACAACCTCACGGGCCTGGCCAACCGACGCTTGCTGGATGAACAACTGGCCGACCAATTACTGGTTTCCGAGCAAAGCCGCGACGGCCATTTACTCATGCTGCGGATCAATGACCTGATCGGCCTCAACCAGCGTCTGGGCGGCCAGCGCACCGATACCCTGATTGGCGCCGTCGGCGAATTGCTCAAACGCCTGACGCAGCTACCCGAACGTCGAACCTGGCTCGCGGCGCGCAATCGCGGTGGCGAATTCAGCTTGCTGACCCCGGGCCTGGACAGCAAGGATGCTGCACGCCTGGCTTCCGAAATCAGCGCCACCCTGGAAAACCTGCGCCTGACCGGTGCCAGCGACTGTATGCCCGTGGCACATCTGGGCGTGGTCGCCTATCACCCCGGAGAACCGGCGAACGACGTGCTGGTGCGCCTCGATCAAGCGCTGACCCAGGCCCGGCAACACCCCGAGCGGCCGTGGATACACATGACCCATTCCGATACCCCGCCGAACCAGTCCCAACACGACTGGCGCAGCTGGATCGACGACGCGCTGACCGAGGGCAAGATGCAGCTGTATTTTCAACCGGTGGTGCAGTGCGCCGATACCAGCCAGGTGTTGCATCACAAAGTCCTCGCGCGCCTGCTCGACCCGCAAGGCGAGGCGATTGCCGCCGGGCATTTCCTGCCGTGGATCGAGCGCCTTGGCTGGTCGGCGCGATTCGATCTGGCGATGCTCGAAACCACTCTCGAATATCTGGCCGCCAACCGTTGGCCCCTCGCGTTGAGCCTGTCCGGCAGCACTCTGCGCGATCAGACCCAGCTAAAACTGATCTGCGACATACTTGAATCACTGCCGGAACTGGCGCCGCTGCTGACCCTGGAAATCGACGAACGCCAACTGCCGCCCCCCGAAGAACTGCAACGCCTGAGTCACAGTCTGCTCAACACCGGTTATCGCATCGGACTGCAGCACTTCGGCGGCAGCTTCAGCCAGATCGGTAACCTGACGCAGTTGGGGCTGGCTTACCTGAAAATCGACGGAGCCTACATTCGGGGTATCGATGAACAGACTGACAAGCGCCTGTTCATCGAGGCGATTTTCCGGGCGACCAACAGCATTGATTTGCCGTTGATTGCCGAGATGGTGGAGACGCAGGGGGAACTGGAAGCGATTCGGGAGCTGGGGTTGTTTGGGGTTATGGGGAGACTGATTGGGCCGCCGGAGCCGATGTGA
- a CDS encoding alpha/beta fold hydrolase, producing the protein MSQQIFFAHANGFPSGTYGKLFAALAPEYQVTHLEQHAHDPRFPADDNWNNLVDELIHHLKQQPEPVWGVGHSFGGVLHLHAALRCPELYRGVVMLDSPVLTRADQWVIRAAKRFGFIDRLTPAGRTLGRREEFADLDAARLYFAGKTLFRGFDPECFDAYLQHGLHNVGGKLRLRFDPATEISIYRGVPHTSPGRARQLKVPLAVVRGHKSRVVMRHHARSVGRMPLGESLTMPGGHMFPLERPQDTATLLKNLFSRWEGRSQQDCA; encoded by the coding sequence ATGTCGCAACAGATATTTTTCGCCCACGCCAATGGCTTTCCTTCGGGAACCTACGGCAAGTTGTTCGCGGCGCTGGCGCCCGAGTATCAGGTGACGCATCTGGAGCAGCACGCCCACGACCCGCGTTTTCCGGCGGACGACAACTGGAACAATCTGGTGGATGAGCTGATTCATCACCTCAAGCAGCAGCCCGAGCCGGTCTGGGGCGTCGGTCACTCCTTTGGCGGCGTGCTGCACCTGCACGCAGCCTTGCGTTGCCCTGAGTTGTATCGCGGCGTGGTAATGCTCGATTCACCGGTACTGACCCGCGCCGATCAATGGGTGATCCGTGCCGCCAAGCGCTTCGGTTTCATCGATCGGCTGACCCCGGCCGGCCGTACGTTGGGCCGACGGGAAGAGTTTGCCGATCTGGACGCGGCCCGATTGTATTTCGCCGGTAAAACCCTGTTTCGTGGCTTCGATCCAGAATGCTTCGACGCCTATCTGCAACATGGTTTGCACAATGTCGGCGGCAAGCTGCGCCTGCGTTTCGATCCGGCCACGGAAATCAGCATCTATCGTGGCGTGCCCCACACCAGCCCCGGTCGTGCACGGCAGTTGAAAGTGCCGCTGGCGGTGGTCCGTGGCCACAAGAGCCGCGTGGTGATGCGCCATCACGCCCGATCCGTCGGGCGCATGCCCCTGGGCGAGTCCTTGACCATGCCCGGCGGGCATATGTTTCCCCTCGAACGTCCACAAGACACGGCCACCCTGCTGAAGAATCTGTTCAGCCGCTGGGAAGGTCGCAGTCAACAGGATTGCGCATGA
- a CDS encoding alpha/beta hydrolase — MSNVVEEVRLSLPHIELAAHLFGPEDGLPVIALHGWLDNANSFARLAPKLKGLRIIALDMAGHGHSGHRPNGAGYALWDYAHDVLQVAEQLGWKRFALLGHSLGAIVSLVLAGSLPERVTHLALIDGIIPPTDKGENAAERMGMALQAQLDLREKRKPVYSTLDRAIEARMKGLVAVSREAAELLAQRGLMPVPGGYTWRTDNRLTLPSPLRLTTEQAMAFVQRVSCPAHLVVAADGMLAKHPELLERLPFSREQLPGGHHLHLNDEPGADLVADCFNRFFAVP; from the coding sequence ATGAGCAACGTTGTCGAAGAAGTTCGTCTGAGCCTGCCGCATATCGAGTTGGCGGCGCACCTGTTCGGTCCCGAGGACGGTTTGCCGGTGATCGCCTTGCATGGCTGGCTGGACAATGCCAACAGCTTTGCCCGGCTGGCGCCCAAGCTCAAGGGCTTGCGCATTATCGCACTGGACATGGCCGGGCATGGTCACTCGGGGCATCGACCGAACGGCGCCGGTTACGCGCTGTGGGACTACGCGCACGACGTGCTGCAAGTGGCCGAGCAGTTGGGATGGAAGCGTTTTGCACTGCTGGGGCATTCCCTGGGGGCAATCGTCTCGCTGGTGCTGGCCGGTTCGTTGCCGGAACGGGTAACTCATCTGGCCTTGATCGACGGCATCATTCCTCCTACAGACAAAGGCGAAAACGCCGCCGAGCGCATGGGCATGGCCCTGCAAGCGCAGCTGGATCTGCGGGAAAAACGAAAACCGGTCTACAGCACCCTCGACCGCGCCATCGAGGCGCGAATGAAAGGCTTGGTGGCGGTCAGTCGTGAAGCCGCCGAACTGCTGGCGCAACGCGGCTTGATGCCGGTGCCGGGCGGTTATACCTGGCGCACCGACAACCGCCTGACCCTGCCGTCGCCGCTACGTCTGACCACTGAACAGGCGATGGCCTTCGTCCAGCGTGTCAGTTGTCCTGCACACCTGGTGGTTGCGGCTGACGGCATGCTGGCCAAACATCCCGAGTTGCTGGAACGTCTACCCTTTAGCCGTGAACAGTTGCCTGGCGGCCATCATTTGCACCTGAATGACGAACCCGGTGCCGACCTTGTCGCAGACTGTTTCAATCGGTTCTTCGCCGTTCCTTGA
- a CDS encoding YbaN family protein: MDNPIGNRSLMLRYVLLAIGWLSVALGVIGIFLPVLPTTPFLLLAAACFARSSPRFYQWLVEHPRLGPWVRDYLSGNGIPLKGKVYAIGLMWASILLSCYLVPLPWARGFMLTSAVLVTVYILKQKTLHKP, from the coding sequence ATGGACAACCCCATAGGCAACCGCTCCCTGATGTTGCGCTACGTGCTGCTGGCCATCGGCTGGCTGAGCGTAGCGCTGGGGGTGATCGGGATTTTCCTGCCGGTGCTGCCCACCACACCGTTCCTGTTGCTGGCGGCCGCCTGTTTCGCCCGTAGCTCACCGCGTTTCTATCAGTGGCTGGTTGAACATCCACGGCTTGGGCCGTGGGTTCGCGACTACCTGAGCGGCAATGGCATTCCCCTCAAGGGCAAGGTCTACGCCATCGGGTTGATGTGGGCGAGCATCCTGCTTTCCTGCTATCTGGTGCCCCTGCCGTGGGCGCGCGGGTTCATGCTGACCAGCGCTGTGTTGGTGACGGTTTATATCCTCAAGCAGAAAACCCTGCATAAACCCTGA
- the lapG gene encoding cysteine protease LapG — protein sequence MCRSPRSPGWSTLRLRFGGWLLLTTFLLAGLGSVWADWDFAQILQTAEKRYGPLGLARGRIEAWSQMLQSERNQPEREQLNAVNRFFNQQLSFQDDTRIWRQTDYWATPVESLIKAAGDCEDYALAKYFSLRHLGIPSEKLRITYVKALTQNQAHMVLTFYSSPTAEPLVLDNLIGEIRPASQRKDLLPVYAFNAEGLYLPGANGGKRSSDSKKLSRWQDVLKKMQFEGFAVGEG from the coding sequence ATGTGCCGCAGTCCGCGTAGTCCAGGATGGTCAACGCTCCGACTTCGGTTCGGCGGATGGCTGCTGCTGACGACTTTTCTGCTGGCAGGGTTGGGCAGCGTATGGGCCGACTGGGACTTTGCGCAGATTCTGCAAACGGCCGAAAAACGCTACGGCCCCCTTGGCCTGGCCCGGGGACGGATCGAGGCCTGGAGTCAAATGCTGCAAAGCGAACGCAACCAGCCTGAGCGCGAACAACTGAACGCGGTCAATCGCTTCTTCAATCAACAACTGAGCTTCCAGGACGACACGCGTATCTGGCGTCAGACCGATTACTGGGCCACGCCAGTGGAATCGCTGATCAAGGCTGCGGGCGACTGTGAAGACTACGCCTTGGCGAAATATTTCAGCCTGCGACACCTCGGAATTCCCAGCGAAAAACTGCGCATCACCTACGTCAAGGCACTGACCCAGAACCAGGCGCACATGGTCTTGACCTTCTACAGCAGCCCCACGGCCGAGCCGCTGGTGCTGGACAATCTGATCGGCGAGATCCGCCCCGCTTCCCAACGCAAAGACCTGTTGCCGGTGTACGCCTTTAACGCCGAAGGCCTGTACTTGCCGGGAGCCAATGGCGGCAAACGCAGCAGCGACTCGAAAAAATTGTCGCGTTGGCAAGACGTGTTGAAAAAGATGCAATTTGAAGGGTTCGCCGTGGGCGAAGGCTAG
- a CDS encoding AI-2E family transporter has product MPNNDRLLVQILLLVLFGASFWVMAPFWSALFWGAVLAFASWPLMRLLTRWLNGRESLAALLLTLGWMLLVAAPLVWLGFNLADHVRDATAFIKDVQVDGLPEAPTWLGSIPLVGERLVGIWNSIDQQGAAMMLAIKPYLGQVGNWLLARSAQIGGGILELTLSIVFVFFFYRDGPRLAVFVHGLLERLIGDRAGYYIDLVAGTVQRVVNGVIGTAAAQAVLALIGFLIAGVPGALVLGIVTFLLSLIPMGPPLVWIPATAWLAWKGEYGMAVFLGIWGTFIISGVDNVLKPYLISRGGNLPLVIVLLGVFGGLIAFGFIGLFIGPTLLAVAYSLLTDWSKSQARVEDRRP; this is encoded by the coding sequence ATGCCCAATAACGATCGGCTGTTGGTGCAGATTCTGCTCCTGGTGCTGTTTGGCGCGAGCTTCTGGGTGATGGCGCCGTTCTGGTCGGCGCTGTTCTGGGGCGCGGTGCTGGCGTTTGCCAGTTGGCCGTTGATGCGTTTGTTGACCCGTTGGCTAAATGGCCGTGAATCCCTGGCGGCGCTGTTACTGACGCTGGGCTGGATGCTGCTGGTGGCAGCACCGCTGGTGTGGCTGGGTTTCAACCTGGCGGACCATGTACGCGATGCCACGGCGTTCATCAAGGATGTGCAAGTCGATGGTCTGCCTGAAGCACCGACCTGGCTGGGCAGTATTCCCTTGGTCGGCGAGCGGTTGGTGGGTATCTGGAACAGCATCGATCAGCAAGGCGCGGCGATGATGCTGGCGATCAAGCCTTATCTGGGGCAGGTCGGCAACTGGTTGCTGGCGCGCAGTGCGCAGATCGGCGGCGGCATCCTCGAGCTGACGCTGAGTATTGTCTTTGTGTTCTTTTTCTACCGGGACGGGCCGCGGTTGGCGGTGTTTGTCCATGGGTTGCTGGAACGGTTGATCGGTGACCGCGCAGGCTATTACATCGATTTGGTAGCGGGCACCGTACAGCGGGTGGTCAACGGGGTGATCGGCACCGCGGCGGCTCAGGCAGTGCTGGCGTTGATCGGCTTCCTGATTGCCGGCGTGCCTGGGGCGTTGGTGCTGGGGATTGTGACGTTTTTGCTGAGCCTGATTCCGATGGGGCCGCCGTTGGTGTGGATTCCGGCCACGGCGTGGCTGGCCTGGAAGGGCGAGTACGGGATGGCGGTATTCCTCGGGATCTGGGGGACGTTCATCATCAGCGGTGTCGACAACGTGCTTAAGCCGTACCTGATCAGTCGGGGCGGGAACTTGCCGTTGGTGATTGTGCTGCTCGGGGTGTTTGGCGGGTTGATTGCGTTTGGGTTTATCGGTCTGTTCATCGGCCCGACGTTGTTGGCCGTGGCTTATAGCCTGCTGACCGATTGGAGCAAGAGTCAGGCTCGGGTCGAGGATCGCCGGCCCTGA
- a CDS encoding DUF4892 domain-containing protein gives MRSLTLLALCCFSPLLFAADIPGSQDLPIVPRMADAQIVDYRPAVELERIYPLGSIRKISGQLRFDGQVSARGHATSVTYELPPEHSSTDAFTAAREALQKQGAELLFWCQARDCGESSLWANEVFGNAKLYGADNQQAYLLLRLAAPQDNTLVALYSITRGNRKAYLHVEQFDAAAPLGDLLPTSATLLRQLKSTGELDFPKLNGDPDDTWLRLISRGLNLDTTLRVNVSGPNAEVWRQALIGQGVRSARMETGNVEGSGLHFELLR, from the coding sequence ATGCGTTCACTCACTCTGCTGGCGCTGTGTTGTTTCAGTCCTCTTCTATTTGCTGCTGATATCCCTGGCAGTCAGGACCTGCCGATCGTGCCGCGTATGGCCGATGCGCAGATCGTGGACTATCGCCCGGCTGTCGAGCTTGAGCGGATCTACCCGCTGGGTTCTATCCGCAAGATCAGCGGTCAGTTGCGCTTCGACGGTCAGGTCAGCGCCCGTGGGCACGCCACCTCGGTGACCTACGAGCTGCCACCGGAGCATTCCTCTACCGATGCCTTTACCGCCGCCCGCGAAGCCTTGCAAAAGCAGGGCGCCGAGTTGCTGTTCTGGTGTCAGGCACGTGATTGCGGCGAAAGCAGCCTGTGGGCCAATGAAGTCTTCGGCAACGCCAAGCTGTATGGCGCCGATAACCAGCAGGCTTATTTGCTGCTGCGTCTTGCAGCCCCTCAAGACAACACGCTGGTGGCGCTTTACAGCATCACTCGCGGCAATCGCAAAGCCTATCTGCACGTCGAGCAGTTCGACGCTGCCGCACCATTGGGCGATTTGCTGCCAACGTCCGCGACCTTGCTGCGACAGCTCAAAAGCACTGGTGAACTCGATTTCCCCAAACTCAACGGCGACCCTGACGACACCTGGCTGCGTTTGATTTCTCGAGGTCTCAACCTGGACACCACATTGCGCGTCAATGTGTCGGGGCCCAATGCCGAAGTCTGGCGCCAGGCGCTGATCGGCCAGGGTGTGCGGTCGGCACGGATGGAAACCGGCAACGTCGAAGGCTCTGGCCTGCACTTCGAGCTGTTGCGATAA
- a CDS encoding RHS repeat-associated core domain-containing protein — translation MHRKTPTVSVKDPRGLNVATVSYYRDTLGKPAEPRIYRQSYNAAGRPTISRDPRLYKLLETEPDARPNLLTVFSLTGAPLYSDSVDAGSRLALFGMAGQNLMSWDSLLTQVRTDYDLLLRPVKTVEQAPDKPARTRAFYTYGDATQETASRNQCGQLIRHDDSAGTVHFTAYALTGGINSQVRHFLKKLDEPDWPIDEAERNLLNETGIGAITRNHYNALGFAISQEDARGNVRFSHLNIAGQLRETGLKLVAQTQEKSLLSFIDYNAFGSIERQIAGNGLISEACYSPLDGRLLEFKTRLPGKSLLQHFSYKYDRVGNILSINDAALRTYFFRNQKVEPTRTFAYDSLYQLIEAKGWQRANSQMGPQPPDFESPPDPGQLENYCQTYTYDAGSNLTKLIHSAASRSQTQRIGLSKYSNRGLPQKDNGELPTENEIAAGFDANGNKKLLQPGQNLTWSLNSRLQQVDQVVRENAPNDTEIYIYDEAGQRQRKIRIASAGTLTRTHETRFLPGLEIRTSADEVLHVISVQAGCCTVQVLHWEKGGPSAVAQNQYHYSLNDHLGSSTLVLNDQAKLISLESYYPYGGTAWWAGNDKIEASYRTIRYSGKERDATGLYYYGARYYSPWWQRWLNPDPAGTVDGLNLYLFVRSNPVTFVDSDGQALTDAIEAFDHMLRNGSAWKQIDNGQDGLTTFQQQSRKNIRQLEERLGESIELDSAETLFLQEFSESPFHIVHFSNQDLRNNDVVELYSRKQLIERQLVFNENNTAEGDLTSLGTDDFVFFSLEAQNEPAKPSSRFGDKRYRAPFSMLQESGQAEHSMLQSLDIILPTSRPRAAPAWVKNAHAYGRDFALRDNENEDTQRHGAMFVGQQDMIRGMGLNVMIDVLTYAEEPGDTLYDVSADALMNSLYRPQVLVPNKVRLKPSQYSYQQTRKPP, via the coding sequence ATGCACAGAAAAACCCCGACAGTCTCCGTGAAGGATCCGCGAGGGCTCAATGTCGCCACTGTGTCCTACTACCGCGACACACTCGGCAAGCCAGCAGAGCCTCGAATTTACCGTCAATCCTATAATGCCGCAGGTCGCCCGACGATCAGCCGCGACCCTCGTCTGTACAAGCTGCTTGAGACCGAGCCAGACGCCCGGCCAAACCTGCTGACAGTTTTCAGCCTCACGGGTGCGCCCCTCTACAGTGATAGTGTGGACGCGGGCAGTCGGCTGGCCTTGTTCGGCATGGCTGGTCAAAATCTCATGAGTTGGGACAGTTTGCTCACTCAAGTCAGGACCGACTATGACCTATTGCTGCGCCCCGTCAAAACTGTCGAGCAAGCTCCAGACAAACCAGCCAGAACCCGTGCCTTTTACACCTATGGTGACGCGACCCAGGAAACTGCCTCACGCAATCAATGCGGTCAGCTGATCCGTCATGATGACAGTGCCGGCACCGTGCATTTCACAGCCTACGCGCTGACCGGTGGAATCAACTCGCAGGTCCGGCATTTTCTCAAAAAATTAGACGAACCAGACTGGCCGATTGATGAAGCCGAAAGAAACCTGTTGAACGAAACAGGTATCGGCGCGATCACCCGCAATCACTACAACGCCCTAGGGTTCGCCATCAGCCAGGAAGATGCCCGAGGCAACGTCCGGTTCTCACACTTAAATATCGCCGGCCAACTCAGAGAGACAGGTCTGAAACTCGTCGCACAAACACAAGAGAAATCACTGCTGAGCTTCATCGACTACAACGCTTTTGGCAGCATCGAGCGGCAGATCGCCGGCAATGGCTTGATCAGCGAAGCCTGTTACTCCCCACTCGACGGCCGTTTGCTTGAGTTCAAGACCCGACTGCCCGGCAAATCATTGCTGCAACACTTCAGTTACAAGTACGACCGGGTCGGCAATATTCTCAGCATCAATGATGCGGCACTGCGCACCTATTTCTTTCGCAACCAGAAAGTCGAACCAACCCGTACCTTTGCCTATGACTCGTTATATCAACTGATTGAAGCAAAGGGCTGGCAGCGGGCCAACAGCCAGATGGGTCCACAACCGCCAGACTTCGAGTCACCACCTGACCCCGGGCAATTGGAAAACTACTGCCAGACCTACACGTACGATGCAGGTAGCAATCTGACCAAGCTGATTCACAGCGCTGCCAGCCGCAGTCAGACGCAGCGCATAGGCCTCTCCAAATACAGCAATCGGGGCCTGCCGCAAAAGGACAATGGCGAATTACCCACCGAGAACGAAATAGCCGCAGGATTCGATGCCAACGGCAATAAGAAACTACTGCAGCCAGGTCAGAATCTGACCTGGAGCTTGAATAGCCGTCTGCAGCAAGTCGATCAGGTGGTACGCGAGAACGCTCCAAATGACACCGAAATCTACATTTATGACGAAGCCGGTCAGCGTCAACGGAAAATCCGCATCGCTTCCGCCGGCACTTTAACGCGTACTCACGAGACGCGATTTTTACCGGGGTTGGAAATCCGCACGTCGGCTGATGAAGTTTTGCACGTTATCTCTGTGCAGGCCGGATGCTGCACAGTGCAAGTTCTGCATTGGGAAAAAGGCGGGCCATCAGCCGTTGCGCAGAATCAATATCACTACAGCCTGAATGATCACTTGGGTTCCAGCACTCTGGTATTGAACGATCAGGCAAAGCTGATCAGCCTGGAAAGTTACTATCCGTACGGAGGGACTGCATGGTGGGCCGGAAACGACAAAATTGAAGCCAGTTACAGAACCATTCGCTACAGCGGTAAGGAGCGCGATGCTACCGGCTTGTATTACTACGGTGCCAGGTACTACTCGCCTTGGTGGCAACGCTGGCTCAATCCGGATCCTGCCGGAACCGTTGATGGTCTGAATCTTTATCTGTTTGTCCGAAGTAATCCTGTGACCTTTGTCGACTCTGATGGTCAGGCGCTCACAGACGCTATAGAGGCTTTCGATCACATGTTGCGCAATGGGTCAGCATGGAAGCAGATTGATAACGGGCAAGACGGCCTGACTACCTTCCAGCAACAGTCCAGGAAAAATATCAGGCAACTTGAAGAGCGCCTTGGCGAATCAATCGAACTGGACTCTGCCGAGACTCTTTTTCTCCAGGAATTCAGCGAGAGCCCATTCCATATCGTTCACTTTTCCAACCAGGATCTGCGCAATAACGATGTGGTCGAACTCTACTCCAGAAAACAACTGATCGAACGGCAGTTGGTATTCAATGAAAACAACACAGCGGAGGGAGACTTGACCTCATTGGGAACTGACGATTTTGTTTTCTTTTCATTGGAAGCACAAAACGAGCCGGCCAAACCCAGCAGCCGGTTCGGTGACAAGCGCTACAGAGCACCCTTTTCAATGCTGCAGGAAAGCGGTCAGGCCGAGCATTCCATGCTCCAGAGTCTCGATATCATATTGCCTACAAGCAGACCAAGGGCAGCCCCTGCCTGGGTAAAAAATGCCCACGCGTACGGAAGAGACTTCGCGTTGAGGGACAACGAGAATGAAGATACCCAACGTCACGGAGCGATGTTCGTGGGGCAGCAAGACATGATTCGCGGAATGGGACTCAACGTCATGATTGATGTTTTAACCTACGCGGAAGAGCCGGGAGACACACTCTATGACGTGTCTGCCGACGCCTTGATGAACTCCCTTTATCGCCCTCAGGTGTTGGTTCCAAACAAAGTCCGATTGAAACCGTCTCAATACAGCTATCAACAAACACGCAAGCCGCCTTGA
- a CDS encoding YecA family protein: MSFAEQLTRLQVFLDADELHDEALDYVAAHGYLTALSICSESVPDREWIDALFAEEPHYADDTEREAIESTLLLLKAHIARQLASDEEFELPCDLDLGEEPDDSDLRGWCIGFMEGVFLREAAWFETAEDEVSEMLLPIMVGSGLFDEQPEFEDIAKDANLMDDMIVQIPEALTALYLLCQAPDEKPAILKPRHH, encoded by the coding sequence ATGTCCTTCGCTGAGCAACTAACCCGCCTGCAAGTCTTCCTCGACGCCGACGAGCTGCATGACGAGGCGCTGGACTACGTGGCCGCCCACGGCTACCTCACCGCGCTGTCGATTTGTTCCGAGAGCGTTCCCGACCGTGAATGGATCGACGCGCTCTTCGCCGAAGAGCCGCATTACGCCGACGACACCGAGCGTGAAGCGATCGAATCCACTCTGTTGCTGCTCAAGGCGCACATCGCCCGCCAACTGGCGTCCGACGAAGAGTTCGAGCTGCCGTGCGACCTCGACCTGGGCGAAGAGCCGGATGACTCCGACCTGCGCGGCTGGTGCATCGGTTTCATGGAAGGCGTATTCCTGCGCGAAGCCGCCTGGTTCGAAACCGCCGAAGACGAAGTCAGCGAAATGCTGCTGCCGATCATGGTCGGTTCCGGTCTGTTCGACGAACAGCCAGAGTTCGAAGACATAGCCAAAGACGCCAACCTGATGGACGACATGATCGTGCAGATCCCGGAAGCCCTGACCGCGCTGTACCTGCTGTGCCAGGCGCCAGACGAAAAACCGGCGATTCTCAAGCCACGTCACCACTAA